A region from the Candidatus Zixiibacteriota bacterium genome encodes:
- a CDS encoding TonB-dependent receptor, giving the protein MSSRGTKPILWIFMAFLITVFLTSSIFGASVGRIKGTITDEKTGEPLFGVSVQIKGTTMGAKTDLDGNFLILSVPPGTYTLSFSSVGYRSVDMTDVAVRTDETAERNQQLKESVLETGQVTTVTGKRKGIDFNQTGTVTVKTAEVIQAAPVATVDDLLARETGITVDPQGQLHIRGGRAGETNYLVDGVSYSDPLGGRAPVDAGINISSSAVLELKIIKDGFDPEYGEALSGVVTITSPEGSPEKTRSRVQFYTDDFGSKDLNKYSENYDIIEFIMSGPDPLLTSRILPALGIDYFEDKSFTFYMYSRAYKTDSRLAYWKYNTPGTRKVYPDYSILGLDIPERQQNTYNLDVTLAYDPTSNMHVKGLYKGTWRKYTSFSWAHRYSPATAAINWQNTKTFSLQMKQVLSKSTDYEINLSYFGTDFVRKPGDPNHPGKGLDPDQFLFTDEYETYDDLNSNNQFDSYEPFLNIFPDSVRWGSIHVPNRNPFDIIFSADDQIGGNWRAEFDLNNNGLLDAYEGEPFVDMNGNGIYDIGDRLTKDVNGNRTYDEIYRDVTSPTATTRSEPYIDGDSCLGEQFIDINRNGVYDLGIDRFVTALDPEINMDLNRNNRYNGPNDPWEPGIPYIDFNDNGVYDPPNNRYDPGEPFVDLNKNGRHDLGGDNNTAFLNYGFLQSGSSNEWVHEEVDRYTAKGNFKKAIGRAHEIKAGFEYRNEMVGVSVIEGLQRRNDDTLDNNPYSGRGRVRDFYSRSPKVLVLYFRDKIEYGSLVASLGMRADLFFQANLKGTPTVQDETGHNIQDIRNKFSPRVSINYPISERAMVRFNYGHFYELADYDRMFRTANPFQSGNVPVIGNPNLDYTKTINYTFGVNYAFTDEYSIKLSGYYKDYFDIIAQSTYDRGGVTLFSYYDNTDYARVRGFEMELAREAARFINGTLSYEYAFAYGKSSSDSENYLRLVEGDDISIDENPLGWDIRHRIGLWLQLYFTNRDHPKLFGIGIPNDWDMSVYWRFQTGYPYTPDRSFPNMVLDVGESPLTNSMRKPSTSNTDIKFRKRFRISGMQYTFEAQANNLFDNKNVVGVSRFTGRPDTNNNQSGIIGGGTEFNAYPGNWGRGRQIILGFGVQF; this is encoded by the coding sequence ATGTCGAGCCGTGGTACAAAACCAATTCTTTGGATCTTTATGGCGTTCCTGATTACCGTTTTCCTGACGTCATCTATATTTGGCGCGTCGGTAGGCCGTATTAAAGGAACCATTACTGACGAAAAAACCGGCGAACCGTTATTCGGTGTTTCCGTTCAAATCAAAGGCACTACAATGGGTGCCAAAACTGATTTGGATGGGAACTTCTTGATTCTGTCGGTTCCTCCCGGTACTTACACATTATCATTTTCATCGGTTGGATATCGAAGCGTTGATATGACTGATGTTGCCGTCAGGACTGACGAAACTGCCGAGAGAAATCAGCAGCTTAAGGAATCAGTCCTTGAAACCGGCCAGGTTACGACCGTTACCGGTAAGAGAAAGGGTATTGATTTTAACCAGACCGGAACGGTTACGGTCAAAACGGCTGAAGTCATTCAGGCGGCGCCCGTGGCCACGGTTGATGATTTGCTGGCGCGTGAAACGGGAATCACTGTTGACCCGCAGGGACAATTGCATATTCGCGGTGGTCGCGCCGGCGAAACCAACTACCTCGTTGACGGCGTTAGCTACTCCGACCCCCTTGGAGGACGAGCCCCCGTTGATGCCGGTATCAATATTTCGTCATCGGCGGTATTGGAGCTGAAGATTATTAAAGATGGCTTTGACCCCGAATACGGCGAAGCTCTCTCCGGTGTCGTAACGATTACTTCTCCGGAAGGTTCGCCCGAAAAAACTCGCTCGCGCGTACAGTTTTATACCGACGATTTCGGCAGCAAAGACCTTAATAAGTATTCCGAAAATTACGATATCATTGAGTTCATCATGAGCGGCCCCGATCCTCTTTTAACCAGTCGCATTCTGCCGGCTCTGGGGATAGATTATTTCGAGGATAAGTCGTTTACATTCTATATGTACAGTCGAGCCTATAAAACCGATTCTCGGCTGGCATACTGGAAATACAATACTCCCGGCACCCGGAAGGTTTATCCGGACTATAGTATTTTGGGCCTTGACATACCGGAAAGACAGCAAAACACGTATAATCTCGATGTCACCCTGGCGTACGATCCGACCAGCAACATGCACGTTAAAGGTCTTTACAAGGGTACCTGGAGAAAATATACCAGCTTTAGTTGGGCTCATCGTTATTCCCCGGCCACGGCGGCTATAAACTGGCAAAATACCAAAACCTTTTCACTGCAAATGAAGCAGGTTCTTTCAAAATCGACCGACTATGAGATTAACCTGTCCTACTTTGGTACCGATTTTGTGCGGAAACCGGGCGATCCGAATCATCCCGGAAAAGGACTTGATCCCGATCAGTTCTTATTCACCGATGAATATGAGACCTACGATGATTTGAATTCAAATAATCAGTTTGACAGCTATGAACCGTTTTTAAATATTTTCCCCGATTCGGTCAGATGGGGCTCCATACATGTCCCTAATAGGAATCCGTTCGATATCATCTTTTCGGCCGACGATCAAATTGGTGGAAACTGGCGAGCCGAATTTGACCTGAACAACAACGGCCTGCTTGACGCTTATGAAGGTGAGCCGTTTGTTGATATGAATGGCAATGGCATCTATGATATTGGTGATCGTCTGACAAAAGATGTAAACGGCAATCGCACCTATGATGAGATTTATCGCGATGTCACTTCGCCGACTGCCACCACCCGCAGCGAACCTTATATTGACGGCGATTCTTGTCTTGGTGAACAATTTATCGACATTAACCGCAACGGTGTCTATGACCTGGGGATAGATAGATTTGTTACGGCTCTTGATCCCGAAATTAATATGGATCTGAACCGGAATAACCGTTATAACGGCCCCAACGATCCTTGGGAGCCGGGTATTCCTTATATAGACTTTAACGATAACGGAGTTTATGATCCTCCCAATAATCGTTATGATCCGGGCGAACCATTTGTTGATTTAAATAAAAATGGCAGGCATGATTTGGGCGGTGACAATAATACCGCATTTCTGAATTACGGGTTTTTACAGTCGGGTTCGTCAAATGAATGGGTCCATGAGGAAGTAGATAGGTATACGGCCAAAGGTAACTTCAAAAAAGCGATCGGACGGGCCCACGAAATAAAGGCCGGTTTCGAGTACCGTAATGAAATGGTTGGCGTTTCGGTTATCGAAGGATTGCAGAGGCGAAACGACGATACTCTCGATAACAATCCGTATTCCGGCCGCGGGCGAGTACGTGATTTTTATTCTCGCTCACCCAAAGTTCTCGTCCTCTATTTTCGCGATAAGATTGAGTATGGTTCGTTGGTCGCTTCTTTGGGAATGCGCGCCGACTTGTTCTTCCAGGCTAATTTAAAAGGCACGCCCACGGTTCAGGATGAAACCGGTCACAACATTCAGGATATCCGTAATAAGTTTTCTCCGCGTGTTTCCATTAACTACCCGATTTCGGAAAGAGCTATGGTGCGCTTCAATTATGGCCATTTCTATGAGTTGGCGGATTACGACAGAATGTTTAGAACCGCCAATCCCTTCCAGAGCGGAAATGTACCTGTTATCGGGAACCCAAATCTGGATTATACGAAAACCATAAACTATACATTTGGCGTTAATTACGCTTTCACCGATGAGTATTCAATTAAACTGTCCGGTTACTATAAGGATTACTTCGATATTATCGCGCAATCTACCTATGACCGCGGGGGAGTTACTCTCTTTTCATATTATGACAATACCGATTATGCCCGAGTCCGCGGGTTCGAAATGGAGTTAGCCCGTGAAGCGGCTCGGTTCATTAACGGTACGCTCAGTTATGAGTATGCTTTCGCCTACGGAAAATCTTCATCGGATTCCGAAAACTATCTACGTCTGGTTGAAGGTGACGATATCTCAATCGATGAAAATCCCTTAGGTTGGGATATTCGGCATCGCATTGGTCTCTGGCTGCAATTGTACTTCACCAACCGCGATCATCCTAAGCTATTCGGAATAGGCATCCCCAATGACTGGGATATGTCGGTCTACTGGCGCTTCCAGACGGGATACCCCTACACCCCGGATCGTTCCTTCCCGAATATGGTTCTGGACGTCGGTGAAAGCCCGCTGACTAATTCAATGCGCAAACCCTCGACTTCAAATACGGATATTAAATTCCGTAAACGTTTTCGGATTTCGGGTATGCAGTACACATTTGAAGCTCAGGCCAATAACCTATTCGATAATAAAAATGTTGTGGGAGTATCTAGATTTACCGGCCGCCCCGACACCAATAATAATCAAAGCGGTATCATTGGTGGAGGTACTGAATTTAACGCCTATCCCGGCAACTGGGGACGCGGACGTCAAATAATTCTGGGATTTGGAGTCC